Sequence from the Nitrincola iocasae genome:
GGCTTATCTATGGGCAATGGATTTTGGTCACTATAGCGGTTCCAGCATGGAGCATTATGGTGACGTGAATAACCGTGCCCTGTTTTTCCTGAATTTTGGCAGTGGTAAGCAGAAGTGGCATAACGTAAACAACCCGATACGTATGTTGTTGGCGCAACCTGACTGGGGATTGGCGGCCGGATGGGGAGCAAGGCCTGCATGGCATATGCATCAAATGGCTGCGGGTTGGACGGTGGGTCGTTCACACCAGCGGACTGTTAATAATGCTCACAATGGTGGTGAATTTGTACCTGGTGGTAACTACACTCATCTGGAAAGTCAGGTGCATATCAATCTGATGGGCGATCCTACCTTGCGGATGCATGTGGCACAGCCTCCCTTAAACCCTGCTGCATCCCGTCATACTGATTCGGTAACATTAACCTGGCAGGCACCTTCCGGCAGTGCTCCGGAAGGCTATCATGTCTATCGTTCCAATAGGCTGGCCTCTGGATACCAGCGTCTCACTGAATCAATGCTTGCGGCAGAAGTACTGCAATATCAGGATCAGACCGCGCCTGACGTTGGAGATGTGTATTACCAGATTCGAGCGGTCCACCGTAATGAAACCCGCAGTGGTGTTTATGAACTCGCTTCCCGAGCCGCTTATGTCTGGTTGGAAGAGGGCATAAATAACTATTCTTCGCCGGTTGCGTTGCCGGTTGCCGAGCATCTTGCTAATTCCGAGGTTCCTTTACCCCTGGATATACCGGGTGCAGAGGCCTCGGGTATGAGTGTGGTGATACTTCAGCATCCAGAGAACGGGGTGATCCATTGGCAGGCTGGCCACCCAGTGTATGTATCCAACCCCGGTTTTGCTGGCACGGAAACGATTGTGTATCGGCTTTTTGATGGCGTTGGGTTGAGTGAGGCTGAGGTTGTCAGGATTTCTGTTACTCGCTTGTAGGAGCCCGGCCTCCGGGCGAAGGTTCGCTCTTGTAGGAGCCCGCTCCGCGGGCGAAGGGTTTTCGTTTGTAGGAGCCCGCTCTCCGGGCGAAGGTTTGCTCTTGTAGGAGCCCGCTCCGCGGGCGAAAGAATCGCTCACAGAGTGAGCTCCTACAGATTGGGGATAGGTCTTGGTGGTTTTGTAGGAGCCCGGTCTCCGGGCGGAAGAATCGCTCACAGAGTGAGCTCCTACAGATTGGGGATAGGTCTTGGTGGTTTTGTAGGAGCCCGGTCTCCGGGCGAAGGTTTTCGTTTGTACGGGGTTAGTTTTTGCGGTTGTAGTATATGCATCCCATGATTACCAGGGTGATGCCGCCTAGTTCGATTATCCAGTTCAGCCGCCAGCCAGCCAGTTGTGTGCCGATTAGTATATCAACATGATGAAAGCCTACTGCCCTGACCAATACAAAGGTGAGTAGGGTGATGGTGCCGATTAGCACTGGCCAGAGTCGGTTCAGTGAGTGGCGTAGTCTGTAGGAAAAAAGCCCCAGTAGAGCGATACTCAGCAACATCAGTCCCAGAATAAAGGCGATTTGAATCGGCCTGCGGTTGGCATACCAGCCGGAGAGTTGGGCTTCGCAGCGTGCGACTGTTGTGAACAGTGTTTGAATATCCAGTTGCTTGTTGATCATTAACATCAGCAGGGCGGGACAGAGTAGATACCAGAAGAGTATTTCAGCACGGGGTAAGCGCTGTGTCCGGGCATGCCGCAGTGCTGTCAGTGCAGCCAGTGCCGCAACCCCGTAGCCAGCAACTGTTACCCAGCCCATGAAATGTGGATCGCCAATAGTGGGCTGCCAGCGCTCTTGTGTGCAGGTGAATAGGGACTGGAGGTGGTTGTTCAACGCGGTTTTCCTATGGGTGCCTTAGTGGCAGTTTAACTGGATCTTTTCTGGATGTGATTGAGTAAGGTGTTTACGCAATGGGGGGTAGGATACTGACCTTTTATCGCCCGTGTAAAGTGGACGATAAAAGGTGTTTGACTCAGACTTAGCTGATTGCTTTACGTGCAGCTTTGCGACGGATGCCTAGAACGCCGGCAATACCAGCTATGAACATCCAGGCGGCCGCAGGTAGCGGTACTTCGTTTAATGTGATGGCATTCAGGGCCCAGTGCTGGCCTGATCCGGTAACATCACTGGATTGCTCAAAATCGTTACCAGTGGCGATACTGAAGCTGGTCAGGCCGAACCAGTCGGCTTGAAAGACACGGGCAGCCGTGTCGACAAACAATTGAGCCGTATAGGTCAGAACAGCGTCTGTGTAACCACTGATCGTCAGGGTCTGAGAGCCCCACGCGCCAGCAATCACAAAACTGTTCAGGTCAAAGGTATCTGCACCGTTCCAGCCGAAGGTAACCAGAGGCGCTTCATTTCCATTATAGGCTATATAGGGGCCGCCAGTAGCCGCGGACACACTCGCATAGCCACTGTTGGTCAGGCCATTGGCTTGAACGTTATCCATATAATAGCTTGGGGTTAGGGTCAGTTGAGGGCTTCCATCCGCATCGAAATAAATCGTAGCGGCTTGTGTGAGTTGGCTGGCACAGAGTAGCAATGCTGCCAAAAGTAACGTTCTCATGTTTGGTTCCTTTTTCATGATGTGTTTGATTTGATCAATCCTTGGCGTTTGCTGCACATATTCCGTGGATTGAGGCTGTTATGACTGCTAAGCAAAATTAATTATTACAGAAGCATCTTGTTTAAACAAATGTTTTTTGGCGTCGTTATATTTATAAGTGTTTGTTTTAAAAGGTTATCATGAGGTTTTCATTAGACTTTTTGTGTAAGTGAAATATTTGGTAAGAAAATTACTATTTATTTCATATTGGTGTTTGAAAAGTATTGTACTACGGACCGATGTTTGAGGTTATGTTATTGTATATAGTTGGCTTAGGTCAGTAAGCCGATATGCAGTATTTCGGATATTTGTTTGAAATATTCAAACATGCGATTGAAAACTATAGCAGGGAAATTGTTGGCCAGTGTAGCGACCTTTTAGGTGGCACTAGTCAAAACCTGCTGATTATTATGTGAATTACAATTAAGGATAAATTACATGAACAAAGTCATTCAGTTGGCGGCAGCGGCTGCTCTGGTTTTTTCTGTAGCAGCTCCTGTATCGGCAGCTTCTGTTGATCTGAATTTTACCAGTGGTAATTCAGGTGCCCGCAACTCACTGACATACGCCTATGGTGATGATCAGTTAACCGTAAGCGGTTTCTCCGGGTTAAATAGTGGATCTGTCTCTGGATCTTCCGTGCAAACCTGGGCTGGCTGGGGATTGGGTATGCCGACCAGCAATGCAGTCAACAGCAATGGAGCACATCGAGTTTCAAATAATGAGGTTAGTTATCGGGATGGGCGTCGTCGCGTAACTGGGCGTCAATACCAGATGGTTATGTTTGATTTTGGTCGTGAAGTTTCTCTGGATAGTTTCACAGTAGGCGATGCGGTTTACTCGGACAATAACTGGGCCAGCGTTCTGGCGTACACAGATACCGCTCCGCTAACCACATTAAATGGTCAGAAATGGTCTGACTTACTGGAAAGTGGCTTTTCAACGGCTGGTGATGCGAATGCCTATACCGGCGTGACTCAAGGAACTCCGAAACTGGTTGAAGGTGGCCTGACATCTCAGTATTGGTTGGTGGGTGTTTATAATGCCGTCTTCAGTGATAACCCTATGGGAACCTATGACGAAGGCTTCAAGCTGACCGGTATCAGTTTCTCTACCGTTGATATAGCTGAAACACCACTTCCTGCTGCGGCCTGGTTGTTCATCACTGGCCTGGCTGGCATGGGTTGGGTGAAAAAGCGCAAAGCTAAGCGTGAACAGCAGGCTGCTCTGGTAGTTGCTGCGTAATTTTCTTCGCTCACAGAGTGAGCTCCTACAGGTGGTATTTTGCAGGCTCACTCTGTAGGAAATAAGATGGACCCGCCCCCCTTAACAATGTGCCATGCTTAATGTGCAAACAAAAGCAAACCGGCATCTGAGTAAAGAGAGGCGAGTCCTATGAAGAATATTAGCATCCTAAGTATCGATTTGGCCAAAAATGTCTTTCAACTGCATGGTCTCAATCGACAAGGCAAGGCGGTGTTCAGAAAACGACTGTATCGAGCAGACCTGAAAGCGTTTATAGCCAACTTACCGTGCTGTTTGATTGCGATGGAGGCCTGTATTGGTGCACATGCCTGGGCACGTCAGTTCAAAGCCCTGGGGCATGAGGTCAAGCTAATAGCACCTCAGTATGTAAAGCCCTTTGTTCGGGTTAACAAGAATGATATACGCGATGCTGAAGCGATTGCGTTAGCGGCCTCGTTGCCGTCAACGCCGTCGGTATCGATTAAGAGTGAAGAGCAGCTCGATCTGCAAGCGATTCATCGTGTCAGAGAACGTCTGGTTCGCGAGAAGACCGCCATAGGTAACGAGTTACGGGGCTTGTTAGCTGACATGGGTGTCGTTATCCCCACCGGGCATGGCAGCCTGCGTGTCTTGATTCCAGAACTGCTTGAAGATGCCGATCAGCCACTGACCTTTAAGGGTCGACAGTTGATAGCCGATTTACGGGAGCAGTGGTTAGAGAAAGAGGCCCACATCGCGCGTTATGACTGTATGCTTCAAGACTACGTCAAAGAGAACGTTGAGTGTCAGAAGCTACTGGAAATACCGGGTGTTGGGCCGATTAATGCGTCGTTCAGGCTGTAGAAAAACCTCTTCATCTATGGTCTGATGAGATTTTCAGGAGACGGAGGCTCTGGGATGGCTCGATTCAAACATTACGACTACAACCAGATGTCGATGGTGGTCATCAACTACTTGGAACAGATTCAACCGGGTACTTTTGAATTTGCGCTACACTACCTGATCTCTGAAAAACTCGACCTGTCTGCTTTTCATCAGCCCTATAAAAATGATGCTGAAGGCCGCCCAGCCTATGATCCGGCTATACTGCTCAAGATTATTTTATTTGCTTACTCAAAGGGCATTACCTCCAGCCGTGAAATCCAGTGGTGCTGCGAAACCAATATCATCTTCAAAGCGTTATCCTGCGATACCGTGCCGCACTTCACCACGATTGCTCACTTTATCAGTAGCCGAGGCCAGGCGATTGAAGCCTTATTTGAACAGGTGCTGCTGATCTGTGATCAACAAGGGTTGCTGGGTCATGAACTCTTTGCCATCGATGGCTGTAAGATGCGCTCCAATGCGTCGAAGGAATGGTCTGGTACGTTTAAGGAGTTGGAACAAAAGCGCCAGAAGCTCAAACGCCTGATCCAGCATCACCTCAGTGAGCATCAGGAAAAGGATACCCATGAAAGCGAAGAAGCGCTGGAGCATGATATTCGCAAGGCCAAGACCATCCAGACACTGGATGCGGCGGCCAACAAGATCGGTGATTTTTTAAAGCGCAGCCAGCCAAGGATGGGCAAGGGCAAACGCAGCAAGGAAGTGAAGAGTAATATCACTGATCCTGAATCAGCAAAAATGACCACCAGTAAAGGCACCATTCAAGGTTACAACGGTGTGGCCGCCGTCGATAAAAAGCATCAGATTGTCATTGATGCTCAAGCCTTCGGTGAAGGACAAGAGCACCACACCCTGCAACCAGTATTGGAAAGTATCAAGGCTCGTTATCAACGACTGGGCATTAATGACAACGTATATGCAAGTGGCATCATAGCGACGGCCGATACGGGTTTTGCGAATGAAGCCAATATGGAATATCTTCACCAGAACCAGATCAACGGTTACATTCCTGACAATCAGTTTAGAAGCCGTGATCCCAAATTCGCACACCAGAAAGACAAATACGGCAAGCGCCACCAGACACCCGGTAACCCTAAAGCTAAACACCTTATTCCAGCCAGTGAGTTCCAGTTTGATCCCGTGACGATGACGTGCAGATGTCCAGCGGGTGAGCAAATAAGTCATCGAGGTATCAGAACTAATGAACACGGCCAACTTACAGCCTACTTTGAAGGTCGGTTGCTCCAGTGCCGTCATTGTTCTAAAAAAGCGAGTTGCATGAAAAATCCGACATCAGCTGACCATCGCAAAGGAGCCGGAAGGCAAGTGAGCTTTGCGCTTAATGATCAAAGAGCACCCACCTACACCGACTGGATGAAACACCGAGTGGATAGTCCGAAGGGTAAGCAGATTTATAGTCACCGAATGTCTGTGGTGGAACCGGTATTCGGCAACATTGGGACCAACAAAAGGCTAAACCGCTTTAGCTTGCGCGGCAAAAGCAAGGTTCAGGGCCAGTGGCAGTTGTACTGCTTGGTGCATAATGTTGAAAAACTGGCAAAATACGGACAGTTAAGTAGTTGAAGCAACGAAGGCGTAAGCCCGGCTGAAAGCCTTATCAATCAGGCCACTGTTGACTGATGTGGCAGTAAGACAAAGAAATGCCAGTCCCGAGAGCGCCGAAACAGACATTGAAGGGAGTGGCATTATAAATGAACAAATCGAGCACCGAGGAAAGATTGATGCACTATAAATTGGTTTTTCTACAGGCTCGTTATTGTTGAGTTACTTAGGTGATGCAAAGCGCTTTGCCAGTGCCAGACACTTTGCCGCCTCGCTAGGGCTAGTGCCGAAGCAGGCCTCCAGTGGTAACCGAGAGCGATTATTAGGCATCAGCAAACAGGGCAATGGCCATGTCCGAAAGCAACTGGTGCATGGGGCGCGTTCGGCCTATCGGGTCCTGCTCAAAGAAGACGCAACGGGGCGTTTGAGCGAGTGGGCAAAACGCATGCAAGCCAGTGGCAAGCATGCCAATAAAATTATAGTGGCGTTGGCGAACAAGCTGGCTCGGATCGTGTGGAGCATGATGATGAAAGAGCGTGGTTATATCGCTTAGCAACAATGTAACAGATTGAAATAAAAGATAGATTAAAGGTTAAATACCCAAAGCGTTGCGCAGACTATTAAGACAAGACAGATAAAATCGACTCACTTATCCTTGGGATTGGGCTGGCTCATAGAAGCCGAGTAGGAGATTAGCGAAAGTGAGTGCACATCTTTTAATGGCCGAGCAGATATGCTCACACAAATAGGTCGGATATAAGCGTGCAACACATCTGCTCGAGTCAAAAATAGCTTGCAACACGGGCGGGTCCATATAAGCTCGGTCTGTAGGAGCTCGGTTTGTGGGAGCTCGGTCTCCGAGCGAAAAGATTGTCATAATTCGTCTGTAGGAGCTCGGTCTGTGGGAGCTCACTCTGTGAGCGAAAAGATTGCCATAATTCGCTCACAGAGTGAGCTCCTACAAGGTCAAGGTTAAGGCTCCTACAAAGCGAATGAGGTTCTAGTTGGGTGATGTTATGAAAAAAATAGTTGTTTTGATTCTGGTCGGTGTGTGTTTGTTGGCGGGTAAGTTGTCGGCCGCACCGGTACCTAGTAATACCAGTGGTTGTTCGGGCTTTAGTTTGTCTGGAGGGGAGTGTTTGTTGTCCGGTTCCAGTCGTGGCGCTTCAGGCACTAATCTGACCAGTAATCCTGACAATAATGGCTTTCTAATAAACCCGGTCGGTGAAGGTTACACCTATGTGACCAAGTTTGAAGGTAGTGATTCTATCTGGGCGAGTCAGAGGGGTGTGACTACTATTACCCTGACTGAGTCGATCAGTTCTATGTTTTCTCAGGTCGCGATTGGTATCAAGCAAGGGTCTACCTGGGCGGTGTTCCTGATTGATACAGCACTGGGTAGCTATGAATTTAATCAGAATGCTATTTCCAATGTTACTTTCTATAGTAGCAATATCACTGAAACACCTCTGCCTGCTGCTGTCTGGTTATTCCTGACGGGGTTGGCTGGTATGGGCTGGTTGCGGAAGCGTAATAAGCGATAATTTGGGGGGTGTTTGCTCTCGGAGTTGTTCGCTCACAGAGTGAGCTCCTACAGGTGAGCTCCTACAGGTGAGGTTGTTCGCTCACGGAGTGAGCTCCTACTCATGAAACCGGATGGTGTTTCGGCCGGCTGATTTGGCTTGATACATAGCTTTGTCGGCCCATTTGAGAATATCGTCTGGGCTGGCTTTGTGGTTTTGAAACACATATACGCCAATACTTGCTGAGCAGTGGTGTTCAACGCTGCTTTCGGCTTCACCTTCACGTGTGACATTCAATTGGTAAGTGGCGGATAGGCTGATGCGGATCTTTTCTGCAATGGCTTTGGTCTGAGCGATGGATTCTGCATGATCCGCGTCCAGCTCGCTAAGCATCACCACAAATTCATCACCGCCAAAGCGTGCTACCGAGTCCATCTCGCGTATACAGTTTTTTAAGCGATTGGCGGCTTCTATTAGTAATAGGTCGCCGACGAAGTGTCCGTATCGGTCATTCAGTGGTTTGAAGTTGTCCAGGTCGACGAACATTAACGCCCCGTGACGCCCAGAGCGTGCGCTGACAGCCAGCGCTTGGTTTAAGCGGTCGCTGAGTAATCGGCGGTTGGGAAGTTGGGTCAGCGTGTCATAGAACGCCAGTTGCCGAACCTGGTCTTGCATCTGCTTGCGTTTGGTAATTTCCCGGGTGATGCCGTGATATCCGATAACGTTTCCCTGCTCGTCACGCACGGCCTTTGAGAACACTTCTCCCCAGATCACGCTACCGTCTTTGCAGCGGTGAGGGGCTTCAAAGTTTACAAAACCAAGCTGATTGCCTGCACGTTCAGCTTCCTGCCGCTTGTGCCATGCTTCGGAGACGATGGCGATGCCTTCTTCATTGAATAATTCAAAAACATGATGGCCTAGCATTTCTTCTGCTTTGTAGCCACGCAGACGCTCGTCCGATGGGCTGATGTAGGTGAGGTGAAGTTCGCTGTCTGCTCGCCAGATCACATCCAGGGTATCTTCGGTCAAGAGGCGATAAAACGCCTCTTTTTGATTCAGTGCCCGGGTGCGTTCCTCAACCAGAGCTTCGAGTGCCCGGTTGCGCTCTTGCAGGTTATTGAGTGGATAAACTTCGCCATCTTGCACCAGGTGGTAGGGAATGGAGATGCCGCTGTGGACAATTTTCCAGGCTTCGTCTTCAAGGCGGAAGATCAAGACCAGTCGCGCCACTTCTTGTGAAAGAATATGCTCTGGGATCGGCAGGTGAATTTTGAAAAAAGCAGTTACGACGACGACCTGCTCGCTTAAGTCCTGCAGGGCGATATCGTGCATTTCAATGCCGATACGACCGGGCACTTCGGAAAAATCCTGTCGGGTGATTCTGATCCACTCATCGCGGTCCGTGATCAGAACGCTTCCACCACCTGTATAGCCGCTGAAATCTTCGCTGAAGAGTGTTGTCAGCCGATCATCGCGTGAGGCATAGAGTTTAATGTACTCGTCAAACAGCGCCTGAATTTGGGCATGGCGATCCGAACGAAGCGTGATACGGGTCATAGAGCAAACTCATTTTTAACACAGATAACAGTATATGATGTATATCTGCCATACAGAAGCCCCGGTTTTCCTGATAATGCTTAAATCTCAAACACCTGCTGTGTGCAGTGCAAAATAAAGTAATTTTTCTAACGCTCGTTAGAGACATGGGACGTTCATTTTTGTAGTCTAGAATCAGTTTACTGAAACTATATGCTTCGCGTTTTACAGACCGCAGAGTCATGAAAGCGCGTGTAGTGACTATTGAAAAAGGAATGTTCTATGCAAGCACTATCAATATCGACGCTGATTTCAGCCTATTTTCAGCAAGTACCTGACCCGAGTGTGGCATCGCAGCGGGTGACGTTTGGTACATCCGGGCACCGTGGTACATCGGTCAATGCGTCATTCAATCAGGCACATATTTGGGCGATTACACAAGCTATTGTTGAATACCGCACTGCAGCAGGAATTTTTGGACCTTTGTATCTGGGTATCGATACCCATGCACTGTCTGTGCCAGCGTATGGTAGTGTTATTGAAGTTTTGATAGCGCAGGGTGTGGATGTGTGCGTGCATCCGGACGAGGGCTTCACGCCCACTCCGCTTATTTCGCATGCTATTTTGCAGCATAATCAACATCAGCCGGAGACGCTGGCTGATGGGATTGTTATTACGCCTTCACATAATCCGCCGGGTGATGGTGGCATTAAGTACAACACTCCTGACGGGGGGCCAGCGGCTTCAAGTGTGACTCGGGAAATTCAGGACCGCGCTAATGCTTTGCTGGAGAAAGGCTTAAATGGCATTAAACGTGTTTCTCAGGATAAGGCAAAAGCGGCTGTTCGGCCATTCGATTTTGTTGATCTTTATGTCTCGCATCTGACGGACGTGGTGGACATTGGTGCTATTGAGCGCTTCGGGTTGCGGATTGGTGTTGATCCTATGGGCGGGACTTCGCTCGAAGTCTGGCAGGCGATTGCCAGTCGTTTCCATTTGCATCTGAGTATTGTGAATACCTCGCAGGACCCTACCTTTGCATTTATGCCGTTGGATCATGATGGTCAAATCCGCATGGATTGTTCCAGCCCTCATGCCATGGCAAATCTGCTTCAACTTAAAGACCGTTATGATCTGGCGCTGGCTAATGATCCGGATGCTGACCGGCACGGTATTGTGGATGCGGCTGGATTGATGAATCCGAACCATTTTCTTGCGGTGGCGGTTGATTACCTGTTAACGCATCGGCCGCAATGGAGCCCTGATCTTGCCATCGGTAAAACGCTTGTCAGCTCGTCTATTCTGGATCGGGTGGTGGCTAAGCACGGTCGGACTTTGTATGAGGTGCCGGTGGGCTTTAAATGGTTTGTGGAAGGGCTGCATCAGAAGCGCCTGGCTTTTGCCGGTGAAGAAAGTGCCGGAGCCAGTTTCCTGACAATGGCGGGTGAGCCCTGGTCAACGGACAAAGACGGTATTTTATTGTGTTTGTTAGCCGCTGAGTTGTTTGCTGTGACCGGCAAGTCACCGAGTCAGTATTATCATGAGTTGACCCAGACGCTGGGCTTGCCACATTACAAACGTATTGATGCACCGGCCACACCGGCTGAGAAAAAGGTGTTGGGCTGGTTACAGGCTTCGCATATCCGTTCGTCGCATCTGGTGGGCGAGCCCATCACCGATATTATGGTCAAGGCTAGCGGTAATGTTGAGTCAATCGGTGGGGTCAAGGTGATCACCGCCAATGGCTGGTTTGCTGCCCGACCTAGTGGAACGGAATCAATCTATAAAATTTATGCTGAAAGCTTTGTCGATCAGGTTCATCTGGATCAGTTGGTGAGCGAAGCCAAGGTCATTGTGGATGATATGCTGTCTAATTTGGCGTAGGTTTCGTTCGTTCTAAAAAAATCACTTAAAAATCATAAGGTAAAAATTAAAACACATTAGCATGGCCTTACGTTAGCTGTAGGGCCCATGTTTACTGGATATGTACTTCGGTACAATACTACTTTTTAAACTCGATTCTATACTTAGGGCATAGAAAGGATTCCTCAGAATGAATTGAAGCCATAGAGCTTCAGCAGTAATTATAATCAGAGGTAACCGTCATGAGCCCCCAAGTCGCAACCATCATTAGCATTTCTGGTGACGTTTCTGCACGTGCAGAAGATGGCACTCTTCGTGTGTTATCACCCGGAGATGCACTCTACGCAGGCGAAGTCCTGATTTCTGCAGATGGATCTCAAGTCGTTTTAGATTATGGCAATGGTGAGCTTGTCAGTGTTGAGGGCTCACAAAGCCTGCAACTGACTGAAACACAGATCACGGCATCTGCTCCTGAACCCGTTGAAAGCGAGGTCACTGATCCGAGTGTGGATGCTATTCTGGCTGCTTTGGAGGGCGACGGTGACCTGTTGGATGAGCTGGAAGCACCGGCTGCGGGTGCTGATGGAGCCCCAGATGGAGGCGGTGGTTCGTTTGTTCGCCTGATGCGTATTTCAGAAAGTGTTGATCCACTTGCCTTCCAGTTTGAGCAGCAACTGGTCAGTAACTTTGAGGCTCCACTTGGTGAAGCCGATTTTGTTGCGGCGGCTGAGGATGCGATAGCTCCAGTTGTTGATCCTGTCGGTGGCGAGGTTAACGAGAGCGGTGGTTTTGATACTTTCAGTGCTCCGTTGGGAGTCGATTTTGGTGGCTTGACTGGCAGCATAGAGCTGTCGGCTCAGGGGGCTGTGTGGGATCCGTTAAGCAGCACGCTAACCTATGGCCCGGATGAGTACGGCGGTTCCTGGCAGATACAGGTTAATCCTGATGGCTCTTATACATTTGAACAGCTGAGTGCGGTTGAGCATCCTGATGATGCAAATCCCAATGATCCGGTTGGCGTGGAAGTTACGCTTACCGCCACTAGTGAAAATGGTCTAAGCACATCCTCTACCTTTGATATCACTATTTTTGATGACGGTCCCTCAATTGCTGAGTTGAATATAAACGCCGAAGGCCTGAACCTGATGGTGTACGATGCTGAAACCCTGGATGAGGGCGGCAGCGGAGATAAAACTAATCTGTCTGACCTGTTCAGTGCCAGTATCGATTTTGGTGCCGATGGTCCGGGGACAGCAGAGTGGAGCTATGCCCTGGGGCTGCTGCTTGGTGAGGGTGATCAGTTACCACCGGTTGGCGTTTTCTCAGGCCTGCTCAGTGGTGGTCAGCCGATATTCCTGGAACTGTCTGATGACCTTCAATCCATTACCGGTAGTCTGTATGGTCAGCAGGGTCCTGAAACCGTGTTTACCCTTGCAATCCAGGACGGTGAGCTGGTTCTGACACAGGTGCTGCCGATTGATCATTTGCAGTTTGGCGGTGATCAGGGTGAAGTACTGGTTGATCAGCTGACACTGAATGGATTGGTGACTCTTTCCGCCAGTGTCACCGTGACTGACCGCGATGGCGACAGCGTTAGCCAGTCCACCGAGCCGTTTAATCTCGGTGAATTTATTACCTTTAATGACGATCTGCCTGACGCTGAGGTGGACGGTGCTGTTGAAGCCGTTGAAGGTGGCTCTGAAGTAACGGGTACCTGGAGTACCGACCCCGGTGCTGATGAACAGGGGGCAGAGCGCCAGGTCTCCATCAATGGTGCTAA
This genomic interval carries:
- the pgm gene encoding phosphoglucomutase (alpha-D-glucose-1,6-bisphosphate-dependent), producing the protein MQALSISTLISAYFQQVPDPSVASQRVTFGTSGHRGTSVNASFNQAHIWAITQAIVEYRTAAGIFGPLYLGIDTHALSVPAYGSVIEVLIAQGVDVCVHPDEGFTPTPLISHAILQHNQHQPETLADGIVITPSHNPPGDGGIKYNTPDGGPAASSVTREIQDRANALLEKGLNGIKRVSQDKAKAAVRPFDFVDLYVSHLTDVVDIGAIERFGLRIGVDPMGGTSLEVWQAIASRFHLHLSIVNTSQDPTFAFMPLDHDGQIRMDCSSPHAMANLLQLKDRYDLALANDPDADRHGIVDAAGLMNPNHFLAVAVDYLLTHRPQWSPDLAIGKTLVSSSILDRVVAKHGRTLYEVPVGFKWFVEGLHQKRLAFAGEESAGASFLTMAGEPWSTDKDGILLCLLAAELFAVTGKSPSQYYHELTQTLGLPHYKRIDAPATPAEKKVLGWLQASHIRSSHLVGEPITDIMVKASGNVESIGGVKVITANGWFAARPSGTESIYKIYAESFVDQVHLDQLVSEAKVIVDDMLSNLA